A stretch of the Bordetella genomosp. 8 genome encodes the following:
- a CDS encoding dihydrodipicolinate synthase family protein — protein sequence MKVNWAGVFPAVTTKMKADQSLDHDAIAAGLERLLDSGVGGVVMMGMVGENASLAPEEKLTVLRIAKETIKGRVPIVSGLAETTTASAGRYAKEAERIGVDGLMVFPALTYKSDAAETMAFYRGVARSSGLPIMVYNNPRGYGVDMTPQLLEQLADEPTLACIKEETYDTTRVTDIYARLGDRYTVFCGVDDLVLESVALGVKGWVSGMANALPRESVQLLDLAVKGDYERARVLYRKLIKLFHLDTHVKLVQYIKLAESVTAGYSETVREPRLPLTGAERESTLAIIQETLAALKAA from the coding sequence ATGAAAGTTAATTGGGCTGGCGTCTTTCCCGCCGTCACCACCAAGATGAAGGCGGACCAATCCCTGGACCACGACGCTATTGCGGCGGGCCTGGAGCGTCTGCTGGACAGTGGTGTGGGCGGCGTGGTGATGATGGGCATGGTCGGCGAAAACGCGTCCCTGGCACCCGAGGAAAAACTCACGGTGCTGCGGATCGCCAAGGAAACCATCAAGGGCCGCGTACCTATCGTCTCCGGCCTGGCGGAAACCACCACGGCGTCCGCGGGCCGCTATGCCAAGGAAGCGGAGCGCATCGGCGTCGACGGCCTGATGGTGTTTCCGGCCTTGACCTACAAGTCGGATGCGGCCGAAACCATGGCGTTCTACCGCGGCGTCGCGCGCAGCAGCGGGCTGCCCATCATGGTCTACAACAATCCGCGCGGCTATGGGGTCGATATGACGCCCCAGCTGCTGGAGCAGCTGGCCGACGAGCCCACGCTGGCATGCATCAAGGAAGAGACCTACGACACCACGCGCGTCACCGACATCTACGCCCGCCTGGGCGACCGCTATACGGTGTTCTGCGGCGTGGACGACCTGGTGCTGGAAAGCGTCGCCCTGGGCGTCAAGGGCTGGGTGTCGGGCATGGCCAACGCCTTGCCCAGGGAATCCGTGCAACTGCTGGACCTGGCGGTCAAGGGCGACTATGAGCGCGCCCGCGTGCTGTATCGCAAGCTGATCAAGCTGTTCCACCTGGATACGCACGTCAAGCTGGTGCAGTACATCAAGCTGGCGGAAAGCGTCACGGCGGGTTACTCGGAAACGGTGCGCGAACCGCGCCTGCCTTTGACCGGCGCGGAACGCGAAAGCACGCTGGCCATCATCCAGGAAACGTTGGCCGCGCTGAAGGCGGCATGA
- a CDS encoding NAD(P)/FAD-dependent oxidoreductase, whose amino-acid sequence MKELVVVGAGVIGLACARRAQQAGWRVTLLDRDFEGDRASHGNAGGIAVSESTPIAVSGFSLKAARWLLDPLGPLAIRLSHAPRLLPWLRVFNQVGRPEHFRRISRALAALNDRALADLAPLLDDLGLASQLHRRGALTVYETDAAYAADAGEWAWKRELGVRWRPVSADELRQLEPALAPVFRHAIMLEDWAHVDDPLNIVRALRERIRQDGGQLVTADVAALALDDPGRPAALGRDGRRHAADRVVVAAGAWSGALARSVGDRVLLESERGYNTTLPAATGMLDREVIFAERKFVATPLAIGLRIGGAAEFAGLDAAPNYRRSDALLALARRYLPGMDERDARRWMGHRPATPDSLPVIGASPASDRVLYAFGHGHLGLTQAATTGAIVGDLLADDDPRIDLRPYSISRFNKANPLC is encoded by the coding sequence ATGAAGGAACTTGTCGTCGTCGGCGCGGGCGTGATCGGGCTGGCCTGCGCGCGGCGCGCGCAGCAAGCGGGCTGGCGTGTCACCCTGTTGGACCGCGATTTCGAAGGAGACCGCGCCTCCCACGGTAATGCCGGCGGCATCGCCGTCAGCGAATCGACACCGATCGCGGTGTCGGGATTCAGCCTGAAGGCCGCCCGCTGGCTGCTGGACCCGCTGGGGCCGCTGGCCATCCGCCTGTCCCATGCGCCGCGGCTGCTGCCGTGGCTGCGCGTATTCAACCAGGTCGGCCGGCCAGAACACTTCCGCCGTATTTCGCGAGCGCTGGCCGCGCTGAACGACCGCGCACTGGCCGACCTGGCGCCCCTGCTGGACGACCTGGGCCTGGCGAGCCAGCTGCACCGCCGCGGCGCGCTGACGGTCTACGAGACCGATGCGGCCTATGCGGCGGATGCCGGGGAATGGGCCTGGAAGCGCGAACTGGGCGTGCGCTGGCGTCCCGTGTCCGCCGACGAACTGCGCCAGCTGGAGCCCGCGCTGGCGCCGGTATTCCGCCACGCGATCATGCTGGAGGACTGGGCCCACGTGGACGATCCGCTGAACATCGTGCGGGCCTTGCGCGAACGCATCCGGCAGGATGGCGGCCAGCTGGTGACGGCCGACGTCGCCGCCCTGGCGCTCGACGATCCGGGCCGTCCGGCCGCACTGGGCCGCGATGGCCGCCGCCATGCGGCGGACCGTGTCGTCGTCGCCGCCGGCGCGTGGTCGGGCGCCCTGGCGCGATCCGTCGGCGACCGCGTGCTGCTGGAAAGCGAACGCGGCTACAACACGACGCTGCCCGCCGCGACGGGAATGCTCGACCGCGAGGTCATCTTCGCCGAACGCAAGTTCGTCGCGACGCCGCTGGCGATCGGCCTGCGCATTGGCGGCGCGGCCGAATTCGCCGGCCTGGACGCGGCGCCCAACTATCGCCGCAGCGATGCGCTGCTGGCGCTGGCACGGCGCTATCTGCCCGGCATGGACGAGCGCGACGCGCGCCGATGGATGGGCCATCGCCCCGCCACGCCGGACTCGCTGCCGGTCATCGGCGCGTCGCCGGCGTCGGATCGCGTGTTGTACGCCTTCGGCCATGGCCATCTCGGCTTGACGCAGGCAGCCACGACCGGCGCCATCGTCGGCGACCTGCTTGCGGACGACGACCCTCGCATCGACCTGCGACCCTATTCGATTTCCCGCTTCAACAAGGCGAACCCGCTATGCTGA
- a CDS encoding GntR family transcriptional regulator: MNHPPSPPGDTKLVRRTTVDLVLDALRQQILSGHLRPGAPLRQEALADELGVSRIPVREAIRRLEAEGLVAVHAHRGAYVCGISAGDVVETFELRLQIEPWLFGEAIRAGGGGRLDAARAALEATRHADAADWGRVNWRLHEALYLPARRDLAMNVLRQLHDRGDRYLRFQVVNVPLRQQAHAEHLELIEHAEKGDIKGAVDALRAHIKVALEQVVDVVAELTQAAPAK, from the coding sequence ATGAACCATCCGCCCTCCCCCCCTGGGGATACCAAGCTCGTGCGGCGCACGACGGTCGACCTGGTGCTGGATGCCCTGCGCCAGCAGATCCTGTCGGGACATCTGCGTCCCGGCGCGCCCCTGCGCCAGGAAGCGCTGGCGGACGAACTCGGGGTCAGCAGGATCCCCGTGCGGGAGGCCATCCGCCGCCTGGAAGCCGAAGGCCTGGTCGCGGTGCATGCCCACCGCGGCGCCTATGTCTGCGGCATCTCGGCCGGCGACGTGGTGGAAACCTTCGAACTGCGCCTGCAGATCGAACCCTGGTTGTTCGGCGAGGCCATCCGCGCGGGTGGCGGCGGGCGGCTGGACGCGGCGCGCGCGGCGCTGGAGGCGACCCGCCACGCCGACGCGGCCGACTGGGGCCGGGTCAACTGGCGCCTGCACGAAGCCCTGTACCTTCCCGCCCGGCGCGACCTGGCCATGAACGTCCTGCGCCAGTTGCACGACCGCGGGGACCGTTACCTGCGCTTCCAGGTCGTCAACGTGCCGCTGCGCCAGCAGGCGCACGCCGAGCACCTGGAATTGATTGAACACGCCGAAAAGGGCGATATCAAGGGCGCGGTGGACGCGCTGCGCGCGCATATCAAGGTAGCCCTGGAGCAAGTGGTGGACGTCGTCGCCGAGCTGACGCAGGCGGCGCCGGCCAAGTGA
- a CDS encoding ABC transporter ATP-binding protein codes for MTSSVLRLADLRGGYGDTDILKGISLHVLPGEIVTIAGTNGAGKSTIIKAVMGLLPRTSGQVVLRDRDIAALSVESRLDRGIGYVPQVANVFGSLTVHENLLVVQGVKRPRARADAMYQLFPALVRHRRRAAGTLSGGERQQLAFARALMREPDMLLLDEPTAALSPARVDEIFAYVQALPAAGTTVLMVEQRARQSLAVSQRGYIIDQGAVAMEGAARDLLDDPRAADLFLGKHDA; via the coding sequence ATGACCAGCTCCGTGCTACGGCTGGCCGACCTGCGTGGCGGCTACGGCGACACCGATATCCTGAAGGGCATTTCCCTGCACGTGCTGCCCGGCGAGATCGTGACCATTGCCGGCACCAACGGCGCCGGCAAGTCGACCATCATCAAGGCCGTGATGGGCCTGCTGCCCCGCACCTCGGGACAGGTCGTCCTGCGCGACCGCGACATCGCCGCCTTGAGCGTGGAGTCGCGCCTGGACCGCGGCATCGGCTACGTCCCGCAGGTCGCCAACGTGTTCGGCTCCTTGACCGTCCACGAAAACCTGCTGGTGGTGCAGGGCGTCAAGCGTCCGCGGGCGCGGGCGGACGCGATGTACCAGCTCTTTCCCGCGCTCGTGCGCCACCGCCGCCGCGCGGCCGGCACCTTGTCCGGCGGCGAGCGGCAGCAACTGGCGTTCGCCCGGGCGTTGATGCGCGAACCGGATATGCTGCTGCTCGACGAGCCGACGGCGGCGCTTTCGCCGGCGCGCGTGGACGAGATCTTTGCCTACGTACAGGCGCTGCCGGCCGCCGGCACCACGGTGCTGATGGTGGAACAGCGCGCCCGCCAGTCGCTCGCGGTCAGCCAGCGCGGCTACATCATCGACCAGGGCGCGGTGGCCATGGAAGGCGCCGCCCGGGATCTGCTCGACGATCCGCGCGCGGCCGACCTTTTCCTGGGCAAACACGATGCGTAG
- a CDS encoding ABC transporter ATP-binding protein, which produces MTALAPNEASLATAGISLSYGDFQVLDDVTLSMSLDGLHGMIGPNGAGKSTFFAVLSGFLPPSAGTVSFGGAVLRGAGPAARARLGLGRTFQIPREFTHLTVRQNLMVGPRDQPGESLLPLFFAPGRVRRAEAEIADRAQHILDFLKLNAVADKPAGGLSGGQKKLLELGRALMSEPRFILLDEPYAGVNPVLIEEISQRIREINAERGIGFLIIEHNLMALNRLVSDLYVLDGGRLLAHGHPEQVLADPRVRAAYMGALAPVTTEAP; this is translated from the coding sequence ATGACAGCCTTGGCACCGAACGAGGCCAGCCTGGCGACCGCGGGCATATCGTTGTCGTACGGCGATTTCCAGGTGCTGGACGATGTGACCCTTTCCATGAGCCTGGACGGGCTGCACGGCATGATCGGCCCCAATGGCGCCGGCAAGAGCACTTTCTTTGCCGTGCTGAGCGGTTTTCTCCCACCGTCCGCCGGCACGGTCAGCTTCGGCGGCGCGGTGCTGCGCGGCGCGGGACCGGCGGCGCGGGCGCGCCTGGGCCTGGGCCGGACCTTCCAGATCCCGCGCGAATTCACCCACCTGACGGTGCGGCAGAACCTGATGGTCGGGCCGCGCGACCAGCCCGGCGAATCCTTGCTGCCCTTGTTTTTCGCCCCTGGCCGCGTGCGCCGCGCCGAGGCCGAGATCGCCGACCGCGCGCAGCATATCCTGGACTTCCTCAAGCTGAACGCGGTGGCGGACAAGCCGGCCGGCGGCCTTTCCGGCGGCCAGAAGAAACTGCTGGAGTTGGGCCGCGCGCTGATGTCCGAGCCCCGGTTCATCCTGCTGGATGAACCCTACGCGGGCGTCAATCCGGTATTGATCGAAGAAATCTCGCAGCGTATCCGCGAGATCAACGCCGAGCGAGGCATAGGTTTCCTGATCATCGAGCACAACCTGATGGCGCTGAATCGCCTGGTGTCCGACCTGTACGTGCTGGATGGCGGGCGCCTGCTGGCGCACGGGCATCCCGAACAGGTGCTGGCGGATCCACGCGTGCGTGCCGCCTATATGGGCGCGCTGGCGCCCGTGACCACGGAGGCGCCATGA
- a CDS encoding branched-chain amino acid ABC transporter permease — protein MLTYLLSILVIMGIYMLLALALDLQYGFTGLINFGLAGFFGVGAYTSALLTLKAGWTPLLSFPAAMLVAALLAWPLGRVALRLRDDYLAIVTLGFSEIVRLVLVQEQWLTNGVQGVPGVPRLGAGWGDARFSDSLLLGLLALSIVVAVALLRRVTHSPYGRTIQAVRDDETAVRVLGKEPARFKTQVLMLGAALSGLAGAYFAHYMTYIVPDQFVPLITFYVWMAIIMGGVARLSGSVAGAVLLVLFLEGVRFTRGIIPGVSDADMGSVQLGVVGLILILFMRWRPQGLFGARGAR, from the coding sequence ATGTTGACCTATCTGCTGTCCATCCTGGTGATCATGGGCATCTACATGCTCCTGGCGCTGGCCCTGGACCTTCAATACGGGTTCACCGGCCTGATCAACTTCGGGCTGGCCGGCTTCTTCGGCGTGGGCGCCTACACGTCGGCGCTCCTGACCTTGAAAGCGGGATGGACGCCGCTGCTTTCCTTTCCCGCCGCCATGCTCGTCGCGGCTCTCCTGGCCTGGCCGCTGGGACGCGTGGCCTTGCGGCTGCGCGACGATTACCTGGCCATCGTGACCTTGGGCTTTTCCGAAATCGTCCGGCTGGTGCTGGTGCAGGAACAATGGCTGACCAATGGCGTGCAGGGCGTCCCCGGCGTGCCGCGCCTGGGCGCCGGCTGGGGCGACGCGCGCTTCAGCGACAGCCTGTTGCTGGGGCTGCTGGCCTTGTCCATCGTCGTGGCGGTGGCGCTGCTGCGCCGGGTGACGCACAGTCCCTACGGCCGCACCATACAGGCGGTGCGCGACGACGAAACGGCGGTGCGCGTGCTCGGCAAGGAGCCGGCCCGCTTCAAGACCCAGGTGCTGATGCTGGGCGCGGCGCTGTCCGGGCTGGCGGGCGCCTATTTCGCGCATTACATGACGTATATCGTCCCCGACCAGTTCGTCCCGCTGATCACCTTCTATGTCTGGATGGCCATCATCATGGGCGGCGTCGCGCGCCTGTCGGGCAGCGTGGCGGGCGCCGTGCTGCTGGTGCTGTTCCTGGAAGGCGTGCGCTTCACCCGCGGCATCATTCCCGGCGTATCGGATGCCGACATGGGCAGCGTGCAGCTGGGCGTGGTGGGCTTGATCCTGATCCTGTTCATGCGCTGGCGGCCGCAAGGCCTGTTCGGCGCCAGGGGAGCGCGATGA
- a CDS encoding COG4315 family predicted lipoprotein, which translates to MVRNFTLSALGAAALLVATGAVAAPPAKTSNGVLVGEKGMTLYTFDKDTANSGKSVCNDKCATNWPPLMAPASAKAEGQWTVVTRDDGSKQWAYKGQPVYYWTKDKAAGDKTGDGVGGVWHAAKP; encoded by the coding sequence ATGGTTCGCAACTTCACGCTTTCCGCCCTGGGCGCCGCCGCCCTGCTGGTCGCCACCGGCGCCGTCGCCGCCCCCCCGGCCAAGACCAGCAATGGCGTCCTCGTCGGCGAAAAAGGCATGACGCTGTACACGTTCGACAAAGACACCGCCAATTCCGGCAAGAGCGTCTGCAACGATAAGTGCGCCACCAACTGGCCGCCGCTGATGGCTCCGGCCAGCGCCAAGGCCGAAGGCCAGTGGACGGTCGTCACCCGTGACGACGGCTCCAAGCAATGGGCCTACAAGGGCCAACCGGTGTACTACTGGACCAAGGACAAGGCCGCCGGCGACAAGACCGGCGACGGCGTCGGCGGCGTCTGGCACGCGGCTAAGCCCTAA
- a CDS encoding metal-dependent hydrolase family protein has product MLILKNARVLDAYHEDDDGSYDVVVEGDRIREVSSRPVQAGSNDQVIDVAGRTLMPGMIDCHVHVVASMANLGTNARMPAAFATLRAVPILAAMLRRGFTTVRDAGGADYALRRAVEDGLIDGPRLFIAGKALSQTGGHGDFRERIDLSDPDPCPCHRNLGAIARVVDGVDAVRKAVREEMRAGATHIKIMASGGVASPTDPIGNLQYSRDEVAAIVEEAASHQTYVMAHAYTGKAIARAVKLGVRTIEHGNLVDDDAAAAMAEHGAFAVPTLVTYDALHKVGAQFGVPPEAVAKIDDVRLQGLQSLEIFKRHGVRMGLGSDLLGEMHTFQSDELRIRSQVLSNFEVICQATQVGAEIVGQKDRLGVVAPDAYADLLIVDGDPVADISLLGGQGEHLSMVMKAGKPVHLR; this is encoded by the coding sequence ATGCTGATTCTGAAGAACGCGCGCGTCCTGGACGCGTATCACGAAGACGACGACGGCTCCTACGACGTCGTCGTGGAAGGCGACCGCATCCGCGAGGTGTCGTCGCGGCCGGTGCAGGCAGGCAGCAACGACCAGGTCATCGACGTGGCCGGCCGCACGCTGATGCCGGGCATGATCGATTGCCACGTGCACGTGGTCGCCTCGATGGCGAACCTGGGCACCAATGCGCGCATGCCGGCGGCGTTCGCCACGCTGCGCGCCGTGCCCATCCTGGCCGCCATGCTGCGCCGTGGTTTCACCACCGTGCGCGATGCCGGTGGCGCGGATTACGCCTTGCGCCGCGCGGTGGAAGACGGCCTGATCGATGGCCCGCGCCTGTTCATCGCCGGCAAGGCGCTGTCGCAGACCGGCGGCCACGGCGATTTCCGCGAACGGATAGACCTGAGCGATCCGGACCCCTGTCCCTGCCACCGCAACCTGGGCGCCATCGCCCGCGTGGTGGACGGCGTCGATGCGGTGCGCAAGGCCGTGCGCGAGGAAATGCGCGCGGGCGCGACGCACATCAAGATCATGGCTTCCGGCGGCGTGGCATCGCCCACCGACCCCATCGGCAACCTGCAGTATTCGCGCGACGAGGTCGCCGCCATCGTGGAGGAAGCCGCCTCGCACCAGACCTATGTGATGGCGCACGCCTATACCGGAAAGGCGATCGCGCGCGCGGTCAAGCTGGGCGTGCGCACCATCGAGCACGGCAACCTGGTCGACGACGACGCGGCGGCCGCCATGGCCGAGCACGGCGCTTTCGCGGTGCCCACCCTGGTGACCTACGATGCCCTGCACAAGGTCGGCGCGCAGTTCGGCGTGCCGCCGGAGGCCGTGGCCAAGATCGACGACGTGCGCCTGCAGGGCCTGCAATCGCTGGAGATCTTCAAGCGCCATGGCGTGCGCATGGGCCTGGGGTCGGACCTGCTGGGCGAGATGCACACGTTCCAGAGCGATGAGCTGCGTATCCGTTCGCAGGTATTGAGCAATTTCGAGGTGATCTGCCAGGCCACGCAGGTCGGGGCCGAGATCGTGGGGCAGAAGGACAGGCTGGGGGTGGTGGCGCCGGACGCCTATGCCGACCTGTTGATCGTCGATGGTGATCCCGTCGCGGATATTTCCCTGCTGGGCGGACAGGGCGAGCACCTGTCCATGGTCATGAAGGCTGGCAAGCCGGTGCATTTGCGCTGA
- a CDS encoding branched-chain amino acid ABC transporter permease yields the protein MSYADYINLVINGLVEGLIIALPALALTLVYGLARFPNAATGDFVAVGGYAGLAAHHLSGSLVVAGLAGAIGGAAASVLAYLLAFRPVIRRSVITLLLTSIGVGFVIRAVLGVAFGHDPRAFDMPLDRAWRFGDVSIAPADLNLAALTLVTLALVFFMLYATPLGRSLRAIADDPDLARVSGIRRERCMLAMWTIAGLVCGIAGTVTGMRTVVYPDAGWNLLLPAFAAAVVGGLGNPVGAVMGALLLGVLQELSTPFVGFVYKIALGYVFMMIVLLLRPQGLFNRPVGVR from the coding sequence GTGTCGTACGCGGATTACATCAATCTGGTCATCAACGGGCTGGTGGAAGGGCTGATCATCGCCCTTCCGGCCCTGGCCCTGACGCTGGTCTACGGGCTGGCCCGCTTTCCCAATGCGGCGACGGGCGACTTCGTCGCGGTGGGCGGCTACGCGGGCCTGGCGGCGCATCATCTGAGTGGTTCCCTGGTCGTCGCCGGGCTGGCGGGCGCCATCGGCGGCGCGGCGGCTTCGGTGTTGGCCTATCTGCTCGCATTCAGGCCGGTGATTCGCCGGTCGGTCATCACATTGCTGCTGACGTCCATCGGCGTGGGCTTCGTCATCCGCGCCGTGCTGGGCGTGGCGTTCGGCCACGATCCACGCGCCTTCGACATGCCCCTGGATCGCGCCTGGCGCTTCGGCGACGTGTCCATCGCGCCGGCCGACCTCAATCTGGCGGCCCTGACCCTGGTGACGCTGGCGCTGGTGTTCTTCATGCTGTATGCGACGCCGCTGGGCCGATCGCTGCGCGCCATCGCCGACGATCCCGACCTGGCGCGGGTCAGCGGCATCCGGCGCGAACGCTGCATGCTGGCCATGTGGACCATCGCCGGGCTGGTCTGCGGCATCGCGGGCACCGTGACCGGCATGCGCACCGTGGTCTATCCGGATGCCGGCTGGAACCTGTTGCTGCCGGCCTTCGCGGCCGCGGTGGTGGGTGGCCTGGGCAATCCGGTCGGGGCTGTCATGGGCGCGCTGCTGCTGGGCGTGCTGCAGGAGCTGTCCACACCGTTCGTGGGCTTCGTCTACAAGATCGCGCTGGGCTACGTGTTCATGATGATCGTGCTGCTGCTGCGTCCGCAGGGGCTGTTCAACCGGCCGGTGGGAGTGCGCTGA
- a CDS encoding RNA polymerase sigma factor, whose translation MASGSGVEQILAHIPSLRRYARLLAGDAASADDLVQDTLERACAKWSLWKPGTALRAWLMTLMHNLYLNRVRDWRHDDNHDTWDEDTDLAHEPMAHAPEMLDLERALARLTPTLRTVLLLVTVEEYTYAEAADILQVPVGTVMSRLHRAREAVRAAMAGPEEAAAPLHLVKR comes from the coding sequence ATGGCATCGGGTTCGGGCGTGGAGCAGATCCTCGCCCACATTCCGTCGCTGCGCCGCTATGCCCGCCTGCTGGCGGGCGACGCGGCCAGCGCGGACGACCTGGTGCAGGACACGCTGGAACGCGCCTGCGCCAAATGGTCGCTGTGGAAGCCGGGAACCGCCCTGCGCGCCTGGCTGATGACCCTGATGCACAACCTGTACCTGAACCGGGTGCGCGATTGGCGCCATGACGACAATCACGACACCTGGGACGAAGATACCGATCTGGCGCACGAGCCCATGGCGCATGCGCCGGAAATGCTCGACCTGGAGCGCGCGCTGGCGCGCCTGACCCCCACGCTGCGCACCGTGCTGCTGCTGGTGACCGTGGAGGAATACACCTATGCCGAGGCCGCCGACATCCTGCAGGTGCCCGTGGGCACGGTCATGTCGCGGCTGCACCGCGCGCGGGAAGCCGTGCGCGCCGCCATGGCCGGACCGGAAGAGGCGGCCGCCCCCTTGCATCTAGTGAAGCGATGA
- a CDS encoding ABC transporter substrate-binding protein, whose protein sequence is MNRRHFVAATLVAAVASSLGLPAWAQSTDFVVGALSPLTGSGAPYGPGMVKAIQLAAKEINAAGGAQGAQFRVVAEDTQTAPQAAVTGAKKMIEVDKVRAIMGCWSSGESLAVIPLTNEANIPLMHASGAPALSADANPKRLGFRFQATNGRFGQAFAKIAERQGYKQPATMAFNNASGIGNTEGFTQAWKAAGGKVVASVVYEPNRPSYRSELQSVLRAKPDVIVTGSYLADTTILLREWYQTGIDTHWIIPGWAANADLIKALGPKVTEGVISVESVSNENAPNYVHVRDALGKEGVDVAGNVYAPMAYDQAIILALAVQALGPKATGPELAKKVHEMGTPGGEVVYSFADGKKLLEAGKRITYVGASSALNFDQYNDVTPDFAASFVENGKLVRKYVVKL, encoded by the coding sequence ATGAATCGCCGTCATTTCGTCGCAGCAACCCTGGTCGCCGCCGTGGCCAGCAGCCTGGGCCTGCCGGCCTGGGCACAATCCACCGATTTCGTGGTGGGCGCGCTCAGCCCCCTGACCGGGTCCGGCGCGCCTTACGGACCGGGCATGGTCAAGGCCATTCAATTGGCCGCCAAGGAAATCAACGCGGCCGGCGGCGCGCAGGGCGCGCAATTCCGCGTCGTGGCGGAAGACACCCAGACCGCGCCGCAGGCAGCCGTGACCGGCGCCAAGAAAATGATCGAGGTCGACAAGGTGCGCGCCATTATGGGGTGCTGGAGCTCCGGCGAGTCGCTGGCCGTGATTCCGCTCACCAACGAGGCCAACATCCCCTTGATGCATGCCTCGGGCGCGCCGGCGCTCAGCGCGGACGCCAACCCCAAGCGCCTGGGCTTCCGCTTCCAGGCCACCAACGGCCGTTTCGGCCAGGCCTTCGCCAAGATCGCCGAGCGGCAGGGCTACAAGCAGCCGGCTACCATGGCGTTCAACAACGCATCGGGCATCGGCAACACCGAAGGGTTCACGCAAGCCTGGAAGGCCGCCGGCGGCAAGGTGGTCGCCAGCGTGGTGTACGAGCCCAACCGGCCGTCCTACCGCTCCGAGCTGCAGTCCGTGCTGCGCGCCAAGCCCGACGTGATCGTGACGGGCTCGTACCTGGCCGACACCACCATCCTGCTGCGCGAGTGGTACCAGACCGGCATCGACACGCATTGGATCATTCCGGGCTGGGCCGCCAATGCGGATCTGATCAAGGCCTTGGGACCCAAGGTGACCGAAGGCGTGATTTCGGTGGAATCCGTCAGCAACGAAAACGCGCCCAACTATGTCCACGTGCGCGACGCGCTGGGCAAGGAAGGCGTGGACGTGGCGGGCAATGTCTATGCCCCGATGGCCTACGACCAGGCCATCATCCTGGCGCTGGCCGTGCAGGCCCTGGGTCCAAAGGCGACCGGTCCGGAGCTGGCCAAGAAAGTGCATGAGATGGGCACGCCCGGCGGCGAGGTCGTGTACAGCTTCGCCGACGGCAAGAAGCTGCTGGAGGCAGGCAAGCGCATTACCTATGTCGGCGCCTCCAGTGCCCTGAACTTCGACCAGTACAACGACGTCACGCCGGACTTCGCTGCGTCCTTCGTCGAAAACGGCAAGCTGGTGCGCAAGTACGTGGTCAAGCTCTAA